A single window of Candidatus Eisenbacteria bacterium DNA harbors:
- a CDS encoding metal ABC transporter permease produces MMAAPMAVTLILVAMHGYLGTHVVRRGVIFVDIALAQIAAFGVAIALLLGSDVGTDKAFIVGLASTFIGALLLSRTRTHDARIPQEAYIGIIYVVFSAAMILILTGIPHGGDEIDHLLVGAILWVTWPVVIKTAVLYGILGAGLVCMHRSLTLISEDSAAARSRGLSLRTWDFLFYMVLGTVVTSSVQIAGVLLVFTLLVVPSVMAIRLLERSHHRFLYILGIGVVAVVTGSGASYIFDLPTGAAIVCTFGLFLGVQVIMEIILRR; encoded by the coding sequence ATGATGGCGGCTCCGATGGCCGTTACGCTGATCCTCGTCGCCATGCACGGGTACCTCGGAACACATGTTGTGAGGCGGGGAGTCATCTTTGTCGATATTGCACTGGCGCAGATCGCCGCCTTCGGGGTGGCGATCGCGCTTCTCCTGGGGAGCGATGTCGGCACCGATAAGGCTTTCATCGTCGGTCTCGCCAGTACTTTCATCGGCGCATTGCTCTTATCTCGAACACGGACGCACGACGCCAGGATTCCTCAGGAAGCCTACATCGGCATCATCTATGTCGTCTTCAGCGCTGCAATGATCCTGATTTTGACGGGGATCCCGCACGGAGGGGATGAAATCGACCATCTGCTTGTCGGCGCGATCCTTTGGGTGACTTGGCCCGTTGTGATCAAAACAGCCGTACTCTACGGCATTCTCGGCGCCGGTCTCGTCTGCATGCACCGATCTTTAACATTGATCTCTGAAGATTCCGCAGCCGCCCGAAGCCGTGGACTTTCCCTTCGTACCTGGGATTTCCTTTTTTATATGGTTCTGGGCACGGTCGTGACATCCAGCGTTCAGATCGCCGGTGTGCTGCTGGTCTTTACGCTTCTGGTCGTGCCCAGCGTGATGGCCATCCGGCTCCTTGAACGGTCACACCATCGGTTTCTGTATATTTTAGGGATCGGCGTTGTGGCGGTGGTCACCGGATCGGGCGCCAGCTACATCTTTGATCTGCCGACCGGCGCCGCCATCGTCTGCACCTTTGGGCTCTTTCTGGGAGTTCAGGTGATCATGGAGATTATCTTGAGGCGGTGA
- a CDS encoding MFS transporter: MDTSSELIHSLLPAFMVTTLGASMVTVGIIEGVAEAAAAVMKVFSGALSDYLGRRKFLMVLGYTLAAFTKPIFPMAASAGWVFSARFIDRIGKGIRGAPRDALVADLTPPKLRGAAYGLRQALDSVGALLGPLLAVGLMIWFVNNIRAVMWVAVVPAFIAVALLLIYVREPERGKPDGPAKAPLALSDAKRLPMRYWLVVLMGAVFMLARFSEAFLVLRALDVGLQIGRVPFVMIVMNVFYAGAAYPAGAAADRISSRTLLFLGLVLLIAADLVLALAASPLIVFAGAALWGLHMASTQGLLSKLVADTAPPKLIGTGFGIFNLVSGGALLLASVIAGLLWSSHGASATFLAGAVFAAVAAVGLLAAMREPATAFIKRRS; the protein is encoded by the coding sequence ATGGATACCTCCTCGGAACTGATCCACAGCCTGCTTCCGGCATTTATGGTCACCACCCTGGGCGCCTCCATGGTTACCGTCGGCATCATCGAGGGCGTGGCTGAAGCGGCGGCCGCTGTCATGAAGGTCTTCTCGGGCGCCCTCAGCGATTACCTCGGGCGGCGCAAATTCCTAATGGTTCTCGGTTATACGCTTGCTGCTTTCACCAAACCGATCTTCCCGATGGCTGCATCGGCCGGCTGGGTCTTCTCAGCGCGTTTTATAGATCGTATAGGCAAGGGCATTCGCGGCGCACCGCGTGACGCGCTGGTTGCCGATCTTACGCCGCCGAAACTGCGAGGCGCGGCCTATGGACTTCGCCAGGCGCTCGATTCCGTCGGCGCGTTGTTGGGCCCGCTGCTGGCGGTTGGGCTCATGATCTGGTTCGTCAATAACATCAGGGCGGTCATGTGGGTCGCCGTGGTGCCGGCCTTCATCGCCGTGGCGCTGCTGCTTATTTATGTGCGCGAGCCCGAGCGGGGGAAGCCGGACGGCCCGGCAAAAGCTCCGCTTGCTCTTTCCGACGCCAAAAGGCTTCCAATGCGCTACTGGCTCGTTGTGCTGATGGGGGCCGTCTTTATGCTGGCGCGCTTCAGTGAGGCTTTTCTGGTGTTGCGCGCCCTGGATGTCGGGCTTCAAATCGGCCGCGTACCGTTTGTGATGATTGTTATGAATGTCTTTTATGCCGGGGCCGCCTATCCTGCCGGGGCCGCCGCCGACCGCATCAGCTCTCGCACATTGTTGTTTCTCGGGCTTGTCTTGCTGATTGCCGCCGATCTTGTGCTGGCCTTAGCCGCATCACCGCTGATCGTGTTTGCCGGGGCCGCCCTGTGGGGATTACATATGGCCTCCACGCAGGGCTTGCTGTCGAAACTGGTCGCCGACACCGCGCCGCCGAAGTTAATCGGCACGGGTTTCGGCATATTCAATCTTGTGAGCGGCGGCGCGCTGCTGCTGGCGAGTGTCATCGCCGGTCTTCTATGGAGTTCGCATGGCGCGTCGGCGACATTTCTTGCGGGCGCCGTCTTCGCGGCGGTGGCAGCCGTCGGTTTATTAGCCGCCATGCGGGAGCCTGCAACGGCGTTTATTAAAAGGAGAAGTTAA
- the fabF gene encoding beta-ketoacyl-ACP synthase II has product MKEHQVVITGLGAVTPVGIGVKSFCEGLEAGRNGIARVTHFDPAEFRSKLAAEVKSFQPEEWIDKKAARRMDRFAQFGVAASAMAFDDAGLNSFSFDKNRAGVIIGSGIGGSQTIEDGYAALQENGPDGLNPFFVSKLLINMAACMVSIKHGLKGPLSAPSVACSSGSNAIGDAFRILQRGDADIMLAGSSEACITRLAYGCFCATRSMTPNDNASNASRPFDKNRDGFVMGEGAGIAVLENLEHALERGARIYAEIAGYGNTADAYHFTAPEPNSDGMIRVMQAALRDAGLDAENVEYINAHGTSTVLNDKCESAAIEKVFGEHAKSLKVSSIKSMIGHLMAAAGSVEFVATVMSVFTGIIPPTINFEEADPDCSLDYVTNGAESMDINAAMSNSFGFGGGNACLVIKKYGDRNGRS; this is encoded by the coding sequence ATGAAAGAACATCAGGTTGTTATAACGGGCTTGGGTGCTGTAACGCCGGTAGGCATAGGTGTAAAAAGCTTTTGTGAGGGCTTGGAGGCCGGGAGAAACGGAATTGCAAGGGTCACTCATTTTGATCCGGCGGAATTTCGGTCCAAGCTGGCGGCAGAGGTGAAATCTTTTCAACCCGAAGAATGGATTGATAAAAAAGCAGCCAGGCGCATGGATCGATTCGCGCAGTTTGGGGTTGCCGCCTCGGCAATGGCTTTTGATGATGCAGGATTAAACTCTTTCTCATTTGATAAGAATAGGGCCGGCGTTATCATCGGCTCCGGCATCGGTGGCTCACAGACCATCGAAGATGGATATGCGGCGCTTCAAGAAAATGGACCCGATGGCTTGAATCCGTTTTTTGTGTCCAAGCTGCTGATCAACATGGCGGCGTGCATGGTTTCCATCAAGCATGGCTTGAAAGGTCCTCTTTCCGCTCCATCGGTGGCCTGCTCTAGTGGATCAAATGCCATTGGCGATGCTTTCCGGATTCTTCAAAGAGGGGATGCCGATATCATGCTGGCGGGCAGTTCCGAAGCATGTATTACGCGGCTGGCCTATGGATGTTTTTGCGCCACACGATCCATGACTCCAAATGATAATGCTTCAAACGCCAGCAGACCCTTTGATAAGAATCGTGATGGGTTTGTGATGGGGGAAGGGGCCGGCATCGCTGTTTTGGAGAATCTGGAACACGCCCTCGAGCGAGGCGCCCGCATTTATGCTGAAATCGCGGGATATGGCAATACAGCTGATGCCTATCACTTTACGGCGCCGGAGCCCAATAGCGACGGCATGATCAGGGTCATGCAGGCGGCATTGCGAGACGCCGGTTTGGATGCAGAGAATGTCGAATATATCAATGCGCACGGCACATCCACTGTTTTAAATGACAAATGTGAGAGCGCGGCCATTGAAAAAGTGTTCGGCGAACATGCAAAGAGCCTGAAGGTGAGCTCAATAAAATCAATGATCGGCCATCTTATGGCGGCCGCCGGATCCGTGGAGTTTGTGGCGACTGTAATGAGTGTGTTCACGGGCATCATTCCGCCAACCATTAATTTTGAGGAAGCCGACCCTGATTGTTCTCTTGATTATGTCACCAATGGGGCCGAATCGATGGATATAAATGCGGCCATGAGCAATTCGTTTGGTTTTGGTGGCGGCAACGCCTGCCTTGTGATTAAGAAGTATGGAGACAGAAATGGACGTTCCTAA
- a CDS encoding MBL fold metallo-hydrolase, translating into MKYMLALSLLSFCFSSTSGARISTKVTFTFYGHACFLITTSQNTQIMTDPMKLEGYSVPKEVEPTVVTVSHGHIDHDNVDAVSGNPIILKGLVGPRDQGLLQKFVEIDEQIGDVRIYNVVSNHNKPEISPMLNSIFVFEFDGIRVAHLGDLGVLLSDEQIDKIGNIDVLMIPVGGKYTISLDEADQVVKQLHPGAVVFPMHYRTDLSAFLPNTAEDFLKGKQNVIRVNGNSFHLDVDNPPQDLAYVLLNHS; encoded by the coding sequence ATGAAATATATGCTGGCGCTTTCACTATTAAGTTTTTGCTTTTCATCAACTTCCGGGGCCCGCATTTCAACCAAGGTCACATTTACTTTTTATGGACACGCATGTTTCCTAATCACAACCTCGCAAAACACTCAGATAATGACAGATCCAATGAAGCTCGAGGGATACAGCGTTCCCAAAGAAGTGGAGCCAACGGTTGTCACCGTGTCACACGGGCATATCGATCATGACAACGTTGACGCCGTCTCGGGAAATCCTATCATTCTGAAAGGCCTTGTGGGGCCAAGAGATCAAGGGTTGTTGCAGAAGTTTGTGGAGATTGATGAGCAAATCGGCGATGTGAGAATTTATAATGTTGTTTCAAACCACAATAAGCCGGAGATAAGCCCCATGTTGAATTCAATTTTCGTTTTTGAGTTCGATGGCATTAGGGTGGCTCATCTGGGCGACCTGGGTGTTTTGCTTTCCGATGAACAGATCGATAAGATCGGAAATATTGATGTCCTAATGATCCCCGTCGGCGGTAAGTATACAATTTCATTGGATGAAGCTGATCAGGTTGTCAAACAACTCCATCCAGGAGCGGTTGTTTTCCCGATGCATTACAGAACGGATCTTTCTGCCTTCTTGCCCAACACCGCAGAAGATTTCTTAAAGGGTAAACAGAATGTCATAAGAGTAAACGGAAACAGTTTTCATCTTGATGTGGACAATCCCCCACAAGACCTCGCTTATGTTCTGTTGAATCACTCGTGA
- a CDS encoding DUF1624 domain-containing protein, giving the protein MTKKKPRFLFIDQFRGLIGVMMLLGHCNYFLNSVWHSLDPLDPFFATFGQFSLRYMGYLCAPGFLFMNGAMTWYSYQRRRKAGQGDRQAKWHLLQRGLFLVLVQITWVNSSWGGFSSFKPEHFGIIATIGLAMCCLALLANTRWQIRLAAALAAFLIHPLLLKIPYNADSWQIYPMQLLVAAGDFTKYPLIPWFGLGAMGSVLATGWLEIWKTPKKRITMTLIIGFAALAIATAIRLSRGYGNIFPFSEFFQYSFFLDQKYPPSLYHNIWFTGAVCIMMSLIMILGEIIPRLTAWLGIVGRVPLFFYAVHIGILGVFVKRMDFHYREYAVLGSFVGLAVMLVVMLPLAYWFGGVKRRSKNYLIQMI; this is encoded by the coding sequence GTGACCAAAAAAAAGCCTAGGTTTCTCTTTATCGACCAATTCCGTGGATTGATCGGCGTCATGATGTTGTTGGGGCACTGCAATTATTTTTTGAATTCAGTCTGGCACAGCCTCGATCCGCTGGATCCTTTTTTTGCCACCTTCGGCCAGTTCTCCTTGAGATATATGGGTTATCTCTGCGCGCCCGGCTTCCTCTTCATGAACGGTGCGATGACCTGGTACTCGTATCAACGGCGTCGCAAGGCCGGTCAGGGGGACCGGCAGGCCAAATGGCATTTATTGCAGCGCGGGCTTTTTCTCGTTCTCGTGCAAATCACATGGGTGAATTCATCCTGGGGTGGATTCAGCAGCTTCAAGCCGGAACATTTTGGAATCATCGCTACGATCGGCCTGGCGATGTGCTGTTTGGCCCTCCTGGCGAACACCCGCTGGCAAATTCGGCTCGCCGCCGCGCTGGCCGCCTTCCTGATTCATCCCCTTCTGTTAAAGATCCCCTACAATGCCGATTCCTGGCAGATCTATCCGATGCAGCTTCTTGTCGCCGCCGGGGACTTTACAAAGTATCCATTGATCCCCTGGTTTGGTTTGGGGGCGATGGGATCGGTCCTGGCGACGGGGTGGCTCGAAATTTGGAAGACGCCGAAAAAGCGGATAACGATGACTCTTATCATCGGCTTCGCGGCGCTGGCGATCGCCACCGCGATCCGCTTGAGCCGCGGCTATGGAAACATCTTTCCCTTCTCTGAGTTCTTCCAATATTCCTTCTTCCTTGATCAGAAATACCCGCCGAGCCTCTATCACAATATCTGGTTCACCGGCGCGGTCTGCATCATGATGTCCCTCATCATGATTCTTGGAGAAATCATCCCGAGGCTGACCGCCTGGCTGGGTATTGTCGGCCGGGTGCCGCTCTTTTTCTATGCGGTGCATATCGGGATCCTGGGCGTTTTTGTCAAACGGATGGATTTCCACTACCGGGAGTATGCGGTGCTGGGCTCATTTGTCGGATTGGCGGTGATGCTTGTCGTGATGCTGCCGCTGGCGTATTGGTTCGGCGGTGTGAAGCGCCGCAGCAAGAACTACCTGATCCAAATGATTTAA
- a CDS encoding metal ABC transporter substrate-binding protein, whose protein sequence is MPRRITNLLTTVAAIFLFAAPASQAKLKVVASISDLGWLAQRVGGDAVDVSVLCPGNRDPHYLPAKPSLTRKLRKADLLIYNGLELEIGWLPLLINTARNPRIESGGGGELDCSLALTHILEIPSGPVSRAEGDIHPLGNPHYLIDPRNGAAVATLMAERMATLDPKSGGDYRARAAALVKEIEGKLPVWEDLARPARNHSIVVYAKQWEYLTEWLGLTAICAIEHRPGIAPSPKHVEELIQKGKHLGNSIVIAAPWNHLDAARNTADRMGAPFLILPPAVGSTEEAAGYFDMFDDICSKLGTAAASDSARAKESGIMP, encoded by the coding sequence ATGCCAAGGCGAATCACAAATTTATTGACGACTGTTGCGGCCATCTTCTTGTTTGCCGCACCGGCATCGCAAGCCAAGTTAAAGGTCGTGGCCTCGATTTCCGACTTGGGATGGCTCGCACAACGCGTCGGGGGCGACGCGGTTGACGTCTCCGTCCTCTGCCCCGGCAACCGCGATCCCCACTATCTCCCGGCAAAGCCATCCTTGACGCGCAAACTGCGCAAGGCCGATCTGTTGATTTATAATGGCCTGGAGCTTGAGATCGGATGGCTGCCCCTGCTGATCAACACCGCAAGAAATCCAAGGATCGAATCCGGTGGCGGCGGCGAGCTTGATTGTTCTCTTGCGTTGACGCATATCCTCGAAATTCCATCAGGCCCCGTCAGCCGCGCCGAAGGTGACATCCATCCTCTTGGAAACCCGCACTATTTGATCGATCCACGCAACGGGGCCGCCGTCGCGACGCTGATGGCCGAGCGGATGGCCACGCTCGATCCGAAGTCCGGCGGTGATTACCGGGCCCGCGCCGCCGCCCTGGTGAAGGAGATCGAAGGGAAGTTGCCGGTCTGGGAGGATCTGGCCCGGCCGGCGAGGAATCACTCCATTGTTGTTTATGCCAAACAATGGGAATACCTGACGGAGTGGCTTGGCCTCACCGCAATCTGCGCCATCGAGCACAGACCCGGTATCGCTCCATCCCCAAAGCATGTGGAGGAACTTATACAAAAAGGAAAACATCTCGGTAATTCAATCGTGATCGCAGCACCTTGGAATCATCTCGATGCCGCCCGCAACACAGCGGATCGCATGGGGGCGCCCTTCTTGATCCTTCCGCCGGCGGTTGGATCCACAGAAGAGGCGGCCGGCTATTTTGACATGTTCGATGACATTTGCTCCAAGCTGGGAACCGCGGCGGCGTCCGACTCAGCGCGGGCGAAGGAATCGGGGATAATGCCATGA
- a CDS encoding SUMF1/EgtB/PvdO family nonheme iron enzyme: protein MVRLTTRWVGIGLGVLTALSAVILMLPGCAEQDLYKPPVSPYEVLSVLPLPASAEDVDVLGDIAYIACGQAGLITVDISNPYAPVILSQLDTKKFAESIVVASTPFGDGVIEIAFIVEGTEGVTTWDVTHPDSVFSFHQGTTAVDGNGLCIKLPDNPGDPYIIYLAENWKGLRIFKSDPFVPGLLNYEGAFAYGRGYAKAVAVEDGFAYVADDEMGVTVFDVRNPVLGQMDVVSYCDTDGWSRGIAVHDGIAYVADGYNGFVIMETHGAEPPVPIGHYLEVLGLCRDVVYRDGLAFVAAQDGGVHIFDVRNPAKPEHIGSNITSYAQGIALSSSGLLVVADRSDGLVILGGPGPFNDTTPPAAIGDLAAVPVDSTSIRLEWHATGNDLYNGRAAEYDIRYSELAITEAIWDSSAVFKTGFNLTPATSGTAESYLVENLIPGTPYTFAIKVADTTPNWSGISNVASAVTPLGNVPPTLSNGTVSPEAGAPETQFIFSVLYTDGDGDAPIQADVIINGTNYAMQLVSGDYENGATYHYETALSVGSYEHAFAFDDGEGHAIQTPLTRGPWAGTVLQMGSPLNEVGHGFNETLHTVVLTHDFWISDHEVTQAEYEDVMGVNPSRFDGDNLPVEKVTWLDAVSYCNIISDRDGYELAYTIDGSVVTWNKEADGYRLPTEAEWEYACRAGTQTATCNGNLTEEACGVDPVLDAVGWYCGNAAYMTHDVMSKAPNSMDLYDMHGNVWEWCWDIYMEDLGTDVVVDPSGPPGGAQRVVKGGSWYYYARECRSASRAPYWPNSQDDILGFRVARTVPSSGKKVQAR, encoded by the coding sequence ATGGTTCGCTTGACGACTCGATGGGTTGGGATTGGGCTCGGCGTCCTGACGGCGCTTTCCGCGGTTATTCTGATGCTTCCCGGCTGCGCGGAACAGGACCTGTACAAACCGCCGGTCTCACCCTATGAGGTCCTTTCGGTTCTGCCGCTTCCGGCCAGCGCCGAGGATGTGGATGTTCTCGGGGATATTGCGTATATCGCCTGTGGACAGGCGGGGCTTATTACGGTGGACATCTCCAATCCGTATGCTCCTGTCATCCTCTCCCAGTTGGACACAAAGAAGTTCGCCGAATCGATTGTCGTCGCCAGCACGCCCTTCGGCGACGGGGTGATCGAAATCGCCTTTATCGTTGAAGGAACCGAGGGTGTCACAACCTGGGATGTAACCCATCCTGACAGCGTCTTCTCCTTCCATCAAGGAACGACGGCCGTCGACGGCAACGGCCTCTGCATCAAGTTGCCGGACAATCCGGGCGACCCCTATATCATTTATCTAGCCGAGAACTGGAAGGGCCTGCGGATCTTCAAGTCCGACCCCTTTGTTCCCGGTCTTCTTAATTATGAAGGCGCCTTCGCCTATGGGCGCGGCTATGCCAAAGCGGTCGCCGTGGAAGATGGTTTCGCCTACGTGGCGGATGACGAGATGGGCGTCACGGTTTTTGACGTCCGCAACCCTGTACTCGGCCAGATGGATGTCGTCTCTTATTGCGATACCGATGGATGGTCACGCGGTATCGCTGTTCATGACGGCATCGCCTATGTGGCCGACGGCTACAACGGCTTTGTCATCATGGAGACACACGGCGCCGAGCCTCCGGTCCCAATCGGGCATTACCTCGAAGTGTTGGGGCTCTGCCGCGACGTCGTTTATCGCGACGGCTTGGCCTTTGTCGCGGCGCAGGACGGCGGGGTGCATATCTTTGATGTGAGAAATCCGGCAAAACCCGAACACATCGGCAGCAATATCACGAGCTATGCGCAGGGCATCGCTCTTTCCTCATCCGGCTTGCTTGTTGTCGCCGACCGCTCCGATGGACTGGTTATTCTCGGCGGTCCGGGACCCTTCAATGACACAACGCCGCCGGCGGCCATCGGCGACCTGGCCGCCGTGCCGGTCGACTCGACCAGCATCCGCCTTGAGTGGCACGCGACAGGAAACGATTTGTACAATGGCAGAGCGGCGGAGTACGACATCCGTTACTCCGAGCTTGCCATCACAGAGGCGATCTGGGATTCCTCCGCCGTCTTTAAAACCGGCTTCAATCTGACCCCTGCGACAAGCGGGACGGCTGAAAGTTATCTCGTCGAGAATCTCATCCCGGGCACCCCGTACACCTTCGCCATCAAGGTTGCCGATACAACGCCGAATTGGTCCGGGATCTCCAATGTCGCTTCGGCCGTCACCCCGCTGGGCAATGTGCCGCCGACCCTATCGAACGGAACGGTGTCACCGGAAGCCGGCGCCCCGGAGACCCAGTTTATTTTCTCCGTTCTGTATACCGATGGAGATGGGGATGCGCCGATACAGGCCGATGTCATCATCAACGGCACAAATTACGCCATGCAGCTTGTGAGCGGCGACTACGAGAATGGGGCCACCTACCACTACGAAACGGCGCTGTCGGTCGGATCCTATGAGCACGCCTTTGCCTTTGATGACGGCGAGGGCCACGCCATTCAGACACCCCTCACGAGGGGTCCATGGGCGGGCACTGTCCTCCAGATGGGCAGCCCATTGAATGAAGTGGGCCACGGATTCAACGAAACGCTTCACACGGTCGTATTGACCCACGATTTCTGGATCAGTGATCACGAGGTAACACAGGCGGAGTATGAAGATGTCATGGGCGTGAATCCTTCCCGCTTTGACGGCGATAATCTGCCTGTGGAGAAGGTCACCTGGCTGGATGCGGTATCTTACTGCAACATTATTTCCGACCGGGACGGATATGAGCTTGCTTATACAATCGACGGCAGCGTCGTGACTTGGAATAAAGAGGCCGACGGATATCGTCTTCCCACAGAAGCCGAATGGGAATATGCCTGCCGCGCCGGGACACAGACGGCCACCTGCAACGGCAACCTGACGGAAGAGGCCTGCGGGGTCGATCCGGTGCTGGATGCGGTCGGCTGGTATTGCGGCAATGCCGCCTACATGACGCATGATGTCATGAGCAAGGCGCCCAACAGCATGGATCTCTATGATATGCACGGTAATGTCTGGGAGTGGTGCTGGGATATTTACATGGAAGATCTGGGGACGGATGTCGTCGTCGATCCCAGCGGTCCTCCCGGCGGCGCGCAACGCGTCGTTAAGGGCGGTTCCTGGTACTATTACGCACGCGAGTGCCGCTCCGCATCCCGTGCGCCCTATTGGCCCAACTCGCAGGATGACATTCTCGGATTCCGGGTGGCGCGGACGGTCCCTTCATCCGGGAAGAAAGTTCAGGCGCGATGA
- a CDS encoding nitronate monooxygenase family protein: protein MDVPKLQIGDLSAKIPIVQGGMGVRISLASLASAVANQGGIGTISSIGLGDHKDSEKDYEKTSREALSSEIRKAREMTDGLLAVNFMSVLSNVDDLIQTAVKDGIKIIVLGAGLPTRLPALVQDPSVNLVPIISSARVADFILRSWERRYGRIADGLILEGPLAGGHLGFSPEQLTRLEDFSIEKLLSEVLETIKPYEDRYGKKIPVITAGGIYSGKDIARMLSLGASGVQMGTRFVCTEECDASQEFKQAYLDAKEEDIVIIKSPVGMPGRAIYNKFLKDLEIKGKLKISCPYRCLTACKVKEAKYCIALALLNSYFGDVDHGLIFCGQNAHRIDKIVTVKELIKELLSELEEA, encoded by the coding sequence ATGGACGTTCCTAAGCTTCAGATCGGCGATTTGTCTGCAAAGATACCTATTGTTCAAGGGGGGATGGGTGTCAGAATTTCTCTTGCTTCGCTCGCTTCGGCGGTCGCAAACCAGGGCGGGATCGGTACCATTTCCAGCATCGGTTTAGGAGACCACAAAGATTCGGAAAAAGATTATGAAAAGACATCCAGAGAAGCGCTATCAAGTGAAATCCGCAAAGCCAGGGAAATGACAGACGGCCTCCTCGCCGTAAATTTCATGAGTGTGCTTAGCAACGTAGACGATCTCATTCAAACCGCGGTGAAAGACGGAATCAAAATAATTGTATTAGGCGCCGGGTTGCCGACCAGGCTTCCGGCTTTGGTGCAGGATCCCAGTGTCAACCTTGTACCCATCATCAGTTCCGCCAGAGTTGCAGATTTTATTCTGCGAAGCTGGGAAAGGCGCTACGGAAGAATCGCCGATGGATTAATCTTGGAAGGGCCGCTGGCCGGCGGACATCTCGGTTTTTCACCAGAGCAATTGACGCGTTTAGAGGATTTCTCCATCGAAAAACTCTTATCTGAAGTTCTGGAAACGATTAAACCCTATGAAGACAGATACGGAAAGAAAATTCCTGTTATCACAGCAGGTGGCATTTATAGCGGAAAGGATATCGCGCGAATGCTGTCGCTGGGCGCCTCTGGTGTCCAGATGGGGACCCGTTTTGTCTGCACCGAAGAATGCGATGCATCTCAAGAATTCAAGCAAGCATATCTGGATGCCAAAGAAGAGGACATTGTTATCATTAAGAGTCCTGTCGGCATGCCCGGCCGGGCGATATATAATAAATTCTTAAAAGATCTTGAAATTAAAGGAAAGTTGAAAATAAGTTGCCCCTACAGATGTCTCACGGCCTGCAAGGTCAAAGAGGCGAAATATTGTATTGCACTGGCTCTGCTGAATTCCTATTTTGGCGATGTGGACCACGGCCTCATTTTCTGCGGGCAAAACGCGCACCGGATTGACAAAATTGTCACCGTTAAAGAACTCATTAAGGAACTTCTCAGCGAGCTCGAAGAAGCCTAA
- a CDS encoding MgtC/SapB family protein, producing MNYFNPFSSPFWLTIGVAVLCGTIIGLERQLRGKPAGVRTSCLICLGTAVFIHLGSGVASSSSDPTRVLGQLVTGIGFLGAGVILAREGTVSGVTTAAVIWVLAAIGAAIGLGHLLGAIALSAVTVGILTGMESLESAIKLLRRGVHSHERGSKNGDPGLGSRE from the coding sequence GTGAACTACTTTAATCCTTTTTCCTCCCCTTTCTGGCTCACCATTGGGGTGGCCGTTCTCTGCGGAACCATTATCGGCCTTGAACGGCAGCTGCGCGGCAAGCCCGCCGGTGTTCGCACCAGCTGTCTCATATGCCTCGGCACCGCTGTTTTCATCCATCTCGGTTCCGGGGTCGCCAGCTCTAGCTCCGATCCCACCCGCGTTCTCGGCCAGCTGGTGACCGGGATTGGATTCCTAGGGGCTGGTGTGATCCTTGCGCGAGAAGGGACCGTGTCGGGCGTGACAACGGCCGCGGTTATTTGGGTGTTGGCAGCCATCGGCGCAGCGATAGGACTCGGTCACCTCCTCGGCGCCATCGCCCTATCCGCCGTCACCGTCGGGATTCTGACGGGGATGGAATCCCTTGAATCCGCCATTAAATTGCTCCGCCGCGGGGTGCACTCGCATGAACGAGGAAGCAAGAACGGTGACCCCGGCCTGGGAAGTAGAGAATAA